The Desulfovibrio psychrotolerans nucleotide sequence GGGATCTTCGCCGTACTTGCCTATGATCATGCGCAGCCGCTCCGGGCTGGCCTTGTTCACAATGTGGCTCGCGGGTAGCGTGTCGCCGTCCGGGTCCATACGCATATCCAGCGGCCCGTCCGCAAGAAAGCTGAACCCGCGCTCCGGCTGGTCCAGCTGCATGGAAGACACGCCTATGTCAAGCAGCGCGCCATCCAGCAGGTCCCAGCCCAGCTCGTCCATGGCGGCTTCATAATCGCTGTAACGGGAGTGAAAAAGGTGCACCCGGTCGCCGAAGCGGGCAAGCCGTGTCCTCGCCTTGTCCAGCGTGGCAAGGTCGCGGTCCAGCCCCAGCAGGCTGGCTTCACCCTGTGCGGCGTCCATGATGGCTTCACTGTGTCCTCCCAGACCCAGAGTGCCGTCAAGATAGAATCCGCCGGGTCTGGGCGCGAGGTAAGAGAGCACCTCGGCCAGCAGCACGGGAACATGCTCACTCCATTCTGCCCCGGAGTGATTTCGTTCCTCGTCATATGTCACGGTTTCCCCTTCCTTGGCTTCCAGTTGAAAAATTCCGTTCCGCAGACGTTCGCGACCACATCATTATGAAGGGCGCGGGGCGCAATACCTGTTCAGGGCCGACACGTAAAGGGAGTATCCTGCGGGCTGAAACGCGCCCGAACCGCGCGGAACGTCACCCTTCGGGCAAAGTCCCTAAGGCTTCCGGCATCATATGGGAAAATCTATCCCGCTCTCCGCCAGTTCGTCCGCCACATCATCAAAGGAGTCTTCGGCCATCAGCGCCGCAAACCGCCCCTTGTCCCATATTTCAAACTTATTGCCCTGCCCGACGATGGTCACTTCCCTGTCCATCCCGGCATAGGCCATGTGGTCCGCAGAAAGCCGTATGCGACCCTGCTTGTCCAGCACGGCCTCCTCGGCACCGCCGATAACAAGACGGCGGAAGTTCCGAACCTTGAGCGAAGGGGTCTTCAGCTTCTGGAACTTCTGCTCAAACTCTTCCCAGTCCGGCAGAGGATAGCCCACTATGCAGCGGTCGTACGTGGTGAGCATGAGCCTGCCCTCCTGCGCGCGAGCGAGGAGAATGTCCCGTATTTCCGGGGGCAACATGAGCCTGCACTTGGGGTCAAGGCTGCGGTGGACTCTTCCTCTGAATAACATACCCACCCCCCTACCACTTTTTACCACACTTTACCACTTTTTCTTTTATATAGTTACAAGTGTCAAGCCAGCATGGTTTTTTTGTCTAGAAATGCTATAGAAGCGACCGCG carries:
- the mraZ gene encoding division/cell wall cluster transcriptional repressor MraZ — protein: MLFRGRVHRSLDPKCRLMLPPEIRDILLARAQEGRLMLTTYDRCIVGYPLPDWEEFEQKFQKLKTPSLKVRNFRRLVIGGAEEAVLDKQGRIRLSADHMAYAGMDREVTIVGQGNKFEIWDKGRFAALMAEDSFDDVADELAESGIDFPI
- the rsmH gene encoding 16S rRNA (cytosine(1402)-N(4))-methyltransferase RsmH, which codes for MTYDEERNHSGAEWSEHVPVLLAEVLSYLAPRPGGFYLDGTLGLGGHSEAIMDAAQGEASLLGLDRDLATLDKARTRLARFGDRVHLFHSRYSDYEAAMDELGWDLLDGALLDIGVSSMQLDQPERGFSFLADGPLDMRMDPDGDTLPASHIVNKASPERLRMIIGKYGEDPMGGRITNAIIDARAKSPIETTLQLAKIVEMAYPAKWRAQARNHPATRTFQALRMAVNGELDELEAFLGTIVPRLRPGGRVAVISFHSLEDRMVKHTFAAEAKGCICPRQIPVCICNHEARLRIVTKKPVMAGEEELGRNRRASSAKLRVAERL